Proteins found in one Gigantopelta aegis isolate Gae_Host chromosome 12, Gae_host_genome, whole genome shotgun sequence genomic segment:
- the LOC121386739 gene encoding uncharacterized protein LOC121386739, whose protein sequence is MLLNINSDHGLAVSSDIDQTMDQLDTFIDILTAKTLYAQRFQTPSGPMPVGTIIKPQPSLGQDGESPKYISVHHANKELASSAHHTGEPLSDSVHHVNKELASSAHHTGESSSDSSRYRVQQSSSSSTCTKLRPALTASHSALNTVSSVYHPELQSLFSSHSANLKRSPSDRRSDQYPVSIGHLTKLAPQSSCLPQTANPSVLKQFCYRNTVPRTTCPAPQNVTSVEPSAYSKNNFSQRTGQGLVIDTADLSKGNQGDGHGLVNQTSGSSQYILDLTRSESERPVGTHSKDVDYTSRNSDCVRAAEQTSCNSHESSNMLLRAAASTTCTSGASHYRTSSTVGDGQMPVEKQYSGSERLVTCGNQAPKQMHSSYTVSNLVRSDEQTSANAMTSNCAPEVLNSNNVRNVHVSTQTGSLCVDKNHGSINNKHHSAGKLGYLHSSTDLSKYRKLTSKQLDYERKVLRKDLCVVDRSQTASRPVVSKEIGSIHCLSGMPGGYSNSRESAVADPPKEKDVLRRTTTTDKNRKQVIHVESAGKQLDRGRASSVIICPTAIKKGKVVPPNVTKNVVERPPHLQGPLAQLSMRQIIQNAALGQYQKKVFNPGFSVGSCDSCAIDPLLMRPAQIQEQSVLYNRSVIHSLPQSERPSHTNTDYLSPSPLALHVPWSSLHSGSFDKGSSRVEMARTPSAIALQEAQLRLYRGLPDEGFLDRLNPSGTNLMLEEQLQLHRDVPDVGSSGGSHSLVSIEHVRPLAPVQDLQSSAHSSVSTKTGAHLTRLVNADLVRPSPILATPESQVLLPVPHPENSGAFLPRLASRNFENEQILMSPPYRPFSVSSFMSFDAHMEHSPQVTYNDLQMSIFGERLDPFLEQFFVDHYNECNSVVMATHGANTKSGTCDVSASAKSANKCTRVVNTEDYHPAGESVDLDSSSDQPVCKELQPATLPHVENETSDYHPAGESVDLNSSSDQPVCKELQPPTLPRVENETSEKRSQESSSASIKSSESDLPMSTNSKNQSEFVDRGTSELTQSRERFCNISGAPVVREVSLGVAERTEKPDDIIITQTPENHSVSGADNTSSILDSLLNADSDKDAYKCSHCPKTFKNESSLRSHEVSHSAEKRHRCVSCFRSYKDSSSLKRHTRVHSGKRDHKCIVCGKSFFDSYALDSHVRVHTKEKSHECSQCGKCFSHASQLQVHTSCHTGLRPHQCGTCGKQFSKSSKLQVHQRSHTGEKPFSCEVCSKAFTVSSNLKAHMRTHTGPATQRCNSCKKVFFKKEDFSHHMKTHCSFISYSCNLCDKRFLELSKLEDHYSTHTGETCFECSVCEKSFKKVHQLISHQAVHKKPSFSCEVCQKDFSSKDALAHHKKVHLENSNHSKLVAIDKSKSKEQQHKCEICDKVFIRFVHLQEHLHTHTGQKPNKCTSCGQGFCSRGGLRKHVRKCHKEKSPTVKRTTQGLCKHICDLCGKQFKQLCHLKVHKRIHFGEKPYLCEYCGKRFLDSGIRNRHVRIHTGEKPHQCSVCTKSFIDSGSLQKHLAMHTKPKQHICKTCGKGFNFQGDLKVHTRSHSGEKPFKCESCGKGFAKSSKLVIHRRTHSGVKPYSCKVCSRSFSVSSNLHTHLKTHTNLKTFSCSTCSRVLYSKQGLDQHVREAHSSISMIRCSQCDKLFTDEDRLKEHMFVHTKLKPFSCSQCEKSFVRLHSLQQHESLHSTEKSHHCQKCNACFHKQADLQKHMRSHRNDSSPWCEQCDMSFPTSKDLHEHFCSVHAKAGDFKCSHCSKQFRRRADFDVHTRTHTGLKLFKCNICNRGFCGKSGLRKHTLGKHTVRTSN, encoded by the coding sequence ATGCTGTTAAACATCAATTCTGACCATGGGTTGGCAGTTAGCTCTGACATCGACCAGACAATGGACCAGCTAGACACCTTTATTGACATCCTGACAGCAAAAACTCTGTATGCACAGAGATTTCAGACCCCATCAGGACCCATGCCAGTTGGGACAATCATAAAACCTCAACCCAGCTTGGGACAGGATGGAGAATCTCCAAAGTACATCTCGGTTCACCATGCCAACAAAGAACTTGCATCGTCTGCACATCACACAGGCGAACCGCTATCTGATTCGGTTCACCATGTCAACAAAGAACTTGCATCTTCTGCACATCACACAGGTGAATCATCATCTGATTCTTCTCGGTACAGAGTCCAGCAATCCAGTTCTTCTTCCACCTGTACAAAACTGAGACCTGCACTCACTGCCTCACACTCAGCTCTGAACACTGTTTCTTCTGTTTACCACCCTGAGCTGCAATCATTGTTTTCTTCTCACAGTGCCAATCTGAAACGTTCACCGTCTGATAGGCGGTCGGATCAGTATCCTGTTTCCATTGGTCATCTCACAAAGCTGGCACCACAATCAAGTTGTCTACCTCAAACGGCTAATCCCAGTGTGCTGAAACAATTTTGTTACAGAAATACTGTTCCAAGAACAACCTGTCCAGCTCCACAAAATGTTACATCTGTGGAACCATCAGCATATTCGAAAAACAATTTCAGTCAACGCACTGGACAGGGTTTAGTCATTGACACAGCAGATTTATCAAAAGGAAATCAAGGTGACGGACATGGGTTAGTTAATCAGACATCAGGATCGTCACAGTATATATTAGATTTAACTAGAAGTGAGAGTGAGAGGCCAGTTGGCACACATAGTAAAGATGTGGACTACACATCAAGGAATTCAGACTGTGTTCGTGCTGCAGAGCAAACTTCATGTAACTCACATGAGTCCAGCAATATGTTGCTTCGTGCTGCTGCCTCCACGACTTGCACATCAGGTGCCTCACATTACAGAACCAGTAGCACTGTGGGTGATGGACAGATGCCCGTGGAAAAACAGTATTCTGGTTCAGAAAGGCTTGTTACATGTGGAAATCAAGCACCTAAGCAAATGCACTCTTCTTACACTGTATCAAACTTGGTTCGAAGTGATGAACAAACATCTGCTAATGCAATGACTTCTAACTGTGCACCAGAAGTGTTGAATTCTAATAATGTACGAAATGTACATGTGTCTACACAAACGGGCAGtttgtgtgttgataaaaaccATGGTAGTATTAATAATAAGCATCATTCTGCTGGGAAGCTGGGGTATTTGCATTCTAGCACAGATTTGTCCAAATATAGGAAGTTAACCTCCAAACAATTAGACTATGAAAGAAAAGTACTAAGAAAAGACTTGTGTGTGGTTGATAGGTCACAAACAGCTAGTAGGCCCGTTGTATCCAAAGAGATTGGTTCTATACATTGTCTGTCAGGTATGCCTGGTGGATATTCTAATTCACGTGAATCGGCCGTTGCAGATCCTCCAAAAGAAAAGGATGTACTCAGAAGGACTACAACTACagacaaaaacagaaaacaagttATACATGTTGAAAGTGCAGGAAAGCAACTGGATCGGGGCCGTGCAAGCTCGGTTATTATCTGTCCAACTGCTATAAAGAAAGGGAAAGTAGTTCCTCCAAATGTGACAAAGAATGTCGTTGAGAGGCCTCCTCATCTGCAAGGACCTTTAGCTCAGCTTAGCATGCGGCAGATCATACAGAATGCGGCTCTTGGCCAGTACCAGAAAAAGGTTTTCAATCCAGGGTTCAGTGTGGGTTCTTGTGACAGCTGTGCAATAGATCCTTTATTAATGAGACCGGCACAAATCCAGGAGCAGTCGGTTTTGTATAATCGATCCGTGATTCATTCTTTACCCCAAAGCGAAAGGCCATCGCATACCAACACTGATTATTTGTCACCTTCACCTTTAGCCTTGCATGTACCTTGGTCATCACTGCACAGCGGTTCGTTTGATAAGGGAAGCAGTCGTGTAGAGATGGCAAGGACACCCTCAGCCATAGCGTTACAGGAAGCACAGTTACGGCTATACAGAGGTTTACCCGACGAGGGCTTCCTAGATAGGCTCAACCCTAGTGGAACTAATCTAATGCTAGAAGAACAGCTACAGCTGCACAGAGATGTGCCTGATGTTGGCAGCTCTGGTGGATCACATTCACTAGTCAGTATAGAACATGTGCGCCCATTAGCACCTGTACAGGATCTACAGTCGTCTGCTCATAGCAGTGTGTCTACTAAAACTGGGGCACATCTGACCAGGTTGGTAAATGCTGATTTGGTTCGCCCATCGCCGATCTTAGCCACGCCAGAATCTCAGGTATTGCTTCCTGTACCTCATCCTGAGAACAGTGGAGCATTTCTACCAAGGCTGGCTTCGCGGAACTTTGAAAACGAACAGATTCTGATGTCCCCGCCATACAGACCATTTTCTGTGTCTTCTTTTATGAGCTTTGATGCACACATGGAACATTCGCCACAGGTTACGTACAATGATTTACAGATGAGCATCTTCGGAGAAAGGCTTGACCCTTTTTTGGAGCAGTTCTTTGTGGACCATTACAATGAATGTAACAGTGTTGTGATGGCAACTCATGGGGCAAATACAAAGTCTGGAACATGTGATGTAAGTGCATCTGCTAAGTCTGCCAATAAGTGCACTAGAGTGGTGAATACCGAAGATTACCACCCAGCTGGTGAGTCTGTAGATTTAGACAGTTCCAGTGATCAGCCTGTCTGTAAGGAGTTACAGCCTGCAACATTACCTCATGTAGAGAATGAAACATCAGATTACCACCCAGCTGGTGAGTCTGTAGATTTAAACAGTTCCAGTGATCAGCCTGTCTGTAAGGAGTTACAGCCTCCAACATTACCTCGTGTAGAGAATGAAACATCAGAAAAAAGGTCACAGGAGAGTTCTAGTGCATCCATCAAGTCAAGTGAGAGTGATTTACCCATGtcaacaaattctaaaaatcaATCAGAATTTGTGGACAGGGGGACATCAGAACTGACCCAGAGTAGAGAAAGATTTTGTAATATTAGTGGTGCTCCAGTTGTTCGGGAGGTTTCTCTGGGTGTAGCTGAACGAACTGAGAAACCAGATGATATAATTATAACCCAGACACCTGAGAATCACAGCGTGTCTGGAGCTGATAATACGTCATCTATTCTTGATTCTTTGTTGAATGCCGATTCTGATAAAGATGCCTACAAATGTAGCCATTGTCCAAAAACGTTCAAAAATGAGTCTTCTCTGAGGAGTCACGAGGTGTCACATTCAGCAGAAAAACGTCACAGATGTGTCAGCTGTTTCAGAAGTTACAAGGATTCCAGCTCCCTCAAAAGACACACGCGAGTTCACTCTGGGAAACGTGACCACAAATGTATTGTGTGTGGGAAGTCGTTCTTCGATTCGTATGCACTGGATAGCCATGTCCGGGTGCACACTAAAGAGAAGAGTCACGAGTGTTCCCAGTGTGGGAAATGTTTCTCTCATGCCAGTCAGCTGCAGGTTCATACATCGTGCCACACCGGACTTCGGCCTCATCAGTGTGGTACGTGTGGAAAACAGTTCAGCAAGTCGAGCAAGCTTCAAGTCCACCAGCGATCACACACGGGGGAGAAACCATTCTCCTGTGAAGTCTGCTCAAAGGCGTTCACGGTCTCAAGCAATCTGAAAGCTCACATGCGAACCCACACCGGACCAGCGACTCAACGATGTAACAGTTGTAAGAAAGTGTTCTTCAAGAAGGAGGACTTCAGTCATCACATGAAAACACATTGTAGTTTTATTTCTTACAGTTGTAATCTGTGTGACAAAAGATTTCTTGAACTGTCGAAGCTGGAAGATCATTATTCCACCCACACAGGAGAAACATGCTTTGAGTGTTCCGTTTGTGAGAAAAGTTTTAAGAAAGTCCATCAGTTGATTTCCCATCAAGCAGTTCATAAGAAGCCATCATTTTCATGTGAGGTTTGTCAAAAAGACTTCAGCTCTAAAGATGCTCTTGCGCATCATAAGAAAGTGCATCTAGAAAACTCGAATCACAGCAAACTAGTGGCAATAGATAAATCAAAATCGAAAGAACAACAACACAAGTGTGAAATATGTGACAAAGTATTTATCAGGTTCGTACATCTTCAGGAGCACCTTCACACTCACACTGGACAGAAACcaaataaatgtacttcatGTGGTCAAGGATTCTGCAGTCGCGGAGGACTCCGCAAACATGTTAGGAAGTGTCATAAAGAAAAGAGTCCTACTGTTAAGAGAACTACTCAAGGGTTATGTAAAcatatttgtgatttgtgtgGCAAACAATTTAAACAGCTTTGCCATTTGAAGGTGCACAAGCGAATTCATTTTGGAGAGAAGCCATATTTATGTGAATATTGTGGTAAACGATTTCTCGATTCAGGAATTCGAAATAGACACGTTAGGATCCACACTGGAGAAAAGCCACATCAGTGTTCTGTATGCACAAAATCATTCATAGATTCGGGAAGTCTACAGAAACATCTTGCGATGCACACAAAACCTAAACAACATATATGCAAGACTTGTGGGAAAGGATTTAATTTTCAGGGAGATTTGAAAGTCCATACACGGTCTCACTCGGGTGAAAAACCATTTAAGTGTGAATCTTGTGGAAAGGGTTTTGCCAAGTCGAGCAAGCTGGTTATTCACAGACGAACACACAGTGGAGTCAAACCCTATAGCTGTAAGGTTTGTAGCCGATCGTTCAGTGTCTCCAGCAACCTGCACACACACCTGAAGACTCACACCAACTTGAAGACGTTCAGTTGTTCCACCTGCTCGAGAGTGCTGTACAGCAAACAGGGGCTCGACCAACACGTGAGAGAGGCACATTCGTCCATCTCGATGATTCGCTGTTCACAGTGCGACAAGCTGTTCACTGACGAAGATCGTCTGAAAGAACACATGTTCGTACACACTAAGCTTAAACCGTTTTCCTGCTCACAGTGCGAGAAGTCCTTCGTGAGACTTCACAGTCTTCAGCAGCATGAGTCTCTTCATTCCACGGAGAAATCTCACCACTGCCAGAAATGTAATGCCTGTTTCCACAAGCAAGCAGATCTGCAGAAGCATATGCGTAGTCACAGGAACGACTCCTCTCCATGGTGTGAACAATGTGACATGTCTTTTCCAACGTCTAAGGATCTTCATGAACATTTCTGTAGTGTCCACGCCAAAGCTGGTGATTTCAAATGCAGTCACTGCAGTAAGCAATTCAGGCGCAGGGCAGACTTTGATGTGCACACGAGAACGCACACGGGACTGAAGTTGTTCAAATGTAACATCTGTAACAGAGGATTCTGTGGGAAAAGTGGTCTCAGAAAACACACCCTGGGGAAACACACCGTGCGTACATCAAACTGA